The nucleotide window ACGTCCGTGCTGCTCGTCGCGACCGTGCTCTCGGGCGTCGGGTTCGTCTGGGCGCTCCTCCGGCGAGCCTCGGTCCCGCGGAGTTCGCGGCTGGCGGCGCTCGCGGATCGGATCGAGCGCGAGTATCCGCCGCTTCGGCCGTTCGGGCTCTCCGACGCACTCGCGCCGCCGAAGCCGTCGGCCGAGGAGCAGTCCGCGAACGCGCTCGCGGAGCTCAAACGGCAGTACGTCGACGGCGAACTGAGCGAGCGCGAGTTCGAACGCAAGGTGGACCGCCTCGTCGCGAACGAGTCGGTCGACGAGGCGCGCGCCGAACGCGAACGACGGGCCGTGCTGGACGACCGGTCGTGAGGGATTGGACCGGCAATCGTGAACCGGCAAAACCGAACCCGGGCCGAGCATCCAAGTGAAGTGAACCAGGATCCGAACGGGGACGGAGGGAGGAGGACGGGAGGGCGAGCGGGAAGAACCGAAGACGGGGACCGGGTGGCGGCGGAGCCTGCGGAGCGAGCTCAGTTCCCGGAGCCGTAGCCGTGCCCGACGAGGATGGTGACCGCGTGGAGGGCGAGCAGGGCCACGAACGCGACGGCGTACTCGCCGACGAGGTCGACCGCGAACAGCGGGAGGTACGTCAGCGGGAGGAACGCCGCGAGCCAGAACGCCACGACCTGGACGGATTCGACGGCGCCCGCGAGGAGGGTTTCGGCCCCGTGTCGGAGGGAGGCGGCGGGGGCGTTCGCGGCGACGGTGCGGAGGGCGTCAGTTGGTTCGGACGTGGACATTGTCTGGCTCCAACTACCCATCAGATGGCAACCATCGTATAAGGTACATTTCCTTGCAACTGGTTCACGTCAGTTCGTACTCCGCTGACCTTTCAGCGACCCTTCAGGGACCGTTCACGAGTGAGCTGCGACGTTTCACGAGCGCCCCATAATCCATTAGAACGTTCATAAATACTTCTCGTCGCGTAGCGCTAATTCGAAGATCAGTTGTCGTATCCGGTGCCCGTCGCCGCATCCGGAACCTCCGCGCGCTCGACCGGGAGGTCCAGTTCCTCAAGCGCGGCCTGCATGTGCTCGTCGTCGACGTAGTCGGCGCCGGCCGCGACGCGCTTGGACTGCGAGAGCGCGAGCACCTCGCCGCGGCGGTCGTCGGGGATGGCGTACTTGTCGACGACGAGTTCGATGGTGAGGCCGTTGTGATCGCGGGTGTACAGCGAGTGGAACGCGCCGCGATCGAACTCGCTGAAGCCGTGGCCCTCCTCGTTCAGCGCCGTCTTGATGTTCTCCAGTTCGCCCGCCTCGATGCTGAACGCCAGATGGTGGACGGCGCCGACGCCGGTCCGCTGGGGCGCGGGGTTGGAGTCGCGGTCCTCGTTGACGAAGAACGTGAGGACGCGGCCGTCGCCCGTGTCGAAGAACAGGTGGGTGACGTCGGGCGCGTCGAGGTTTGGCTGGCGGAGCACGAGCGGCATCCCGAGGACGTCGCGGTAGAACGCGACGGTGTCCTCCTCGTTGCTGCCGATGAGCGTGATGTGATCGGTTCCGGTCGTGTGGAGCGCGCTATCCGGCGTCTCGGCGGTGACGGGAATCTCGGAGTCGGCCATACCCGAGGGACGTGCGCCAGACACTTAGCCGGACAGGAGACATCGGTGTCACCGGGTGACGACGGCGGCACAGCGACGGAAAACGACCGATTACCGTAGATCCTCGATGAGCGTCTCGGGGATCAGCCGGAGCACGCGCGGTGGAAGCCGGCCGACCAGTAGTTCGCCGCCGTCGACGAGCGGCCGACGGACCATCGCGTACACCCCCGAGAGAGCCAGGAGCGCCACGACGCCGAGCCGCGGGAGGCCGTCGAGCGCGGCGAACGCCGGCAGACCCAGCGCGAGCGCCAGCATGAAGTCCTCAGGGGCGCCGTCGTACCGGATCCACCGCCGCGGACGCCGCCAGCGACCCCTGAGGTGGTCGTACAGCGCACGGTCGGAGGTCCCCTCCCAGGGCCGGAGTTCGAGGCCCCCGCCGAACACGTCCGTCGCGGCGTGGACCGACGCGGCCGCGAAGAACACGGCGACGGGGATGGCGAGCCACGCGGGGCCGACCAGCGCGGAAGCGGCCGCGCCCCCCGAGAGGACTGCGTAGCCGAGCGGGAAGTGTAGCGTCCGCCGGTGAACTGCGAGAATATCGAGGTCGGGGAACGCCCCGCCGAGCGCCCCGGCGAGGAGCACAGGTGCGCCGGCTTCCGGGACCGTCGCCAGCACCCCGAGCCCGATCAGCACGCCCGCCAGGGCGTGCGTCGTCGCCATCATCGGAAACGTGTACGTCGTTGAGGGGGATAAGCCACCGGGGCCGGTCAGTTCGGGACGTAGGTTTTTGTCGTGCTATCGCGTACCACGCCCCATGCGTCTCATCATCGTCGGGTTCGGGCGGGTCGGCTCCCGGACCGCCCGGGTGCTGCAGGAGGAGGGCCACGAGGTCGTCGTCGTCGACAACGACGCCGAGAAGATCGACCGAGCCCGTTCGCGCGGGTTCACGGTCGTTCCGGGGGACGGCAGTGACCCCGCCGTACTGGACGAGGCGGACGTCGAGGGAGCCGACGCGGTCGGGGCCATCACCGGCGACCCCAACGTAAACTTCGAGGTCTGCATGATCGCGAAGGATCATGGCTGCCGAACGGTCATGCGCATCTCCGAGGACTTCAGCGAGGACGTGTACGACGAGTACGCGCGCGCCGTCGACGAAGTGATCTACCCCGAGCGGCTGGGCGCGGCGGGCGCCAAGACCGCGCTCCTCGGGGGGAACTTCAACGCCATCGGGGAGCTGACAGAGCAGCTCCAGCTGGTCGCGGTCGCGGTCCCCGACGACGCGCCCGTGGTCGGGACACGCGTCCACGACATCGAACTGGACGGCGCGAGGGTGTACGCACACGGTCGGCAACGCGAGCCGCTGACGATCCCGCTTCCCGGAACGGCGGTCCAGGCGGGGGATCGCCTGGCGCTCATCACCGAGATCGCACGTGCCGACGACACCCGGAGCGCGCTGCTCGGCGGCTGAGTCGTCGAGGGACGGTCGAAGAACGTCGGTTTGCGAGTCCGTGACTGATGGAGCGTGTTTCGAAAGGGGTGGGGTGTGGGTGTGCCGGGCGCGCGGTGTGGTAATCGAACTGTGGTAAGTCCGGGAACGAACCCGACCCCAGTGAACTCAACCACGGGGTCGTATCGTCGCGCCCAGTTCGTGGATGCGACGGATGGACCATAAATCATCGTCAGACGCATGACCTCCGTCAGACGCGAAGCGGACGCTACGGGACGCATGTATCCCCACGTCGGCCGAGACACCGCTCGGTGCTCACGCTGACCTCACTATCAGTGAACACTCGCGTCGGCGCTCCACAGTCGAGAGGACCTGCAACGTTCGACCCGACCAACCGAATTCGGTTGCGGAACCGAGGACGGGAGCCCGATTCCGGTTCCTGGAAACACACAAGCCTCCGGTACAGAGACGTACGTCCGTGGCGTTCACGTGGGAGTACCGCTCGGGCCGAACCCTCGATCTCGGCTGGAACGAGTTCACGGGCGCGCTAGGTGATTCGCTTACCGTCCTCCCGATCGTCGTCGCCCTGGCGGCGCTCACCCCGGTCTCGCTGGCGCACGCCCTCGTCTTCTTCGGCGTCTTCCAGGTGGTGTGGGGGCTCGCGTACGGCCTCCCGCTCTCGGTCGAGCCGATGAAGGCGCTCGCGGGGCTCGCCATCGCTGGGACGCTCGGCTACGGGGAGTTCCTCGCCGCCGGGTTACTCGGCGGCGGCGTGCTCCTGATCGGCGGCGCGACGGGGACGCTCGAACGGGTCCAGCGCTACGTCGGGGAGGACGTCGTCCGCGGCATCCAGCTGGCGGTCGCGCTCCTCCTGTTCCGGACCGGGGTCGACCTCGCCGCCGCTGACATCCGGCTGGCTGCGATAGCCGCGCTCGTCGCCGTGGCTGTCACCGCGATGGGGTACCGCCGAGCGGCCGCGCTCGTCGTGCTGGGTGTCGGCGCTGGTATCGCCGTCTGGTCGGCCGGCCTGCCGGCGCTCGCCGTTCCGGCCCTGACCCCGTTCTCGGCCGGGTGGCCGAGGGTCACGGGAGCGGCGCTCAGCGGGATGGCCGGCCAGCTCGCGATGACCGTCGGGAACGCCGTCGTCGCCACGGCGCTCCTCTGTAAGGACCTCTTCGACAGGGAGGTCTCGCCGAACCGCCTGTCGCGGTCGATGGGCGGGATGTGCCTCCTCTCCGTGCCGTTGGGTGGCGTCCCGATGTGCCACGGCAGCGGTGGGCTCGCCGGGAAGCACGCCTTCGGCGCGCGGACGGGCGGCGCGAACGTGGTGCTCGGCGCGCTCTACCTCGTCGCAGCACTGTTCGCGGGCGTCGT belongs to Halorarum halophilum and includes:
- a CDS encoding SHOCT domain-containing protein codes for the protein MGWLRTNLLWISLVGLLVSGGLLLVVVGFLGLVVYSALGTGTPIVGELLDVAAPVLAVTSVLLVATVLSGVGFVWALLRRASVPRSSRLAALADRIEREYPPLRPFGLSDALAPPKPSAEEQSANALAELKRQYVDGELSEREFERKVDRLVANESVDEARAERERRAVLDDRS
- a CDS encoding VOC family protein, whose product is MADSEIPVTAETPDSALHTTGTDHITLIGSNEEDTVAFYRDVLGMPLVLRQPNLDAPDVTHLFFDTGDGRVLTFFVNEDRDSNPAPQRTGVGAVHHLAFSIEAGELENIKTALNEEGHGFSEFDRGAFHSLYTRDHNGLTIELVVDKYAIPDDRRGEVLALSQSKRVAAGADYVDDEHMQAALEELDLPVERAEVPDAATGTGYDN
- a CDS encoding metal-dependent hydrolase, whose translation is MMATTHALAGVLIGLGVLATVPEAGAPVLLAGALGGAFPDLDILAVHRRTLHFPLGYAVLSGGAAASALVGPAWLAIPVAVFFAAASVHAATDVFGGGLELRPWEGTSDRALYDHLRGRWRRPRRWIRYDGAPEDFMLALALGLPAFAALDGLPRLGVVALLALSGVYAMVRRPLVDGGELLVGRLPPRVLRLIPETLIEDLR
- a CDS encoding potassium channel family protein; this translates as MRLIIVGFGRVGSRTARVLQEEGHEVVVVDNDAEKIDRARSRGFTVVPGDGSDPAVLDEADVEGADAVGAITGDPNVNFEVCMIAKDHGCRTVMRISEDFSEDVYDEYARAVDEVIYPERLGAAGAKTALLGGNFNAIGELTEQLQLVAVAVPDDAPVVGTRVHDIELDGARVYAHGRQREPLTIPLPGTAVQAGDRLALITEIARADDTRSALLGG
- a CDS encoding putative sulfate/molybdate transporter; translated protein: MAFTWEYRSGRTLDLGWNEFTGALGDSLTVLPIVVALAALTPVSLAHALVFFGVFQVVWGLAYGLPLSVEPMKALAGLAIAGTLGYGEFLAAGLLGGGVLLIGGATGTLERVQRYVGEDVVRGIQLAVALLLFRTGVDLAAADIRLAAIAALVAVAVTAMGYRRAAALVVLGVGAGIAVWSAGLPALAVPALTPFSAGWPRVTGAALSGMAGQLAMTVGNAVVATALLCKDLFDREVSPNRLSRSMGGMCLLSVPLGGVPMCHGSGGLAGKHAFGARTGGANVVLGALYLVAALFAGVVAGFPMAVLSVLLTVVAVHLGRRGLDTDRRWLVVAIGVVGLAWNVGAAFLLGVLADAVARRLG